Proteins encoded together in one Synechococcus sp. A15-62 window:
- the secG gene encoding preprotein translocase subunit SecG, translating to MLTSILSWSWIGTGLLLIVLVLLHSPKGDGMGGLAASGSSMFSSASSAEATLNRLTWTCLALFLSLAVILSAGWLS from the coding sequence ATGCTGACCTCAATCTTGTCCTGGAGCTGGATCGGTACCGGCCTTTTGTTGATCGTCTTGGTGCTCCTGCACAGCCCCAAGGGTGATGGCATGGGTGGCTTGGCCGCCAGCGGTAGCTCCATGTTCAGCAGCGCCAGCAGCGCCGAAGCAACGTTGAACCGGCTGACTTGGACCTGCCTTGCATTGTTTTTGTCTTTGGCCGTGATCTTGAGTGCTGGCTGGTTGAGCTGA
- a CDS encoding ferredoxin-thioredoxin reductase variable chain, with protein sequence MQAGDRVTVEASVVVFNHPEHRGKAFDLKGQTGEVANVLNDWKGRVISPTLPVIVAFGRYKAHFRADELKAAD encoded by the coding sequence ATGCAGGCGGGCGACAGGGTGACGGTGGAGGCATCCGTCGTTGTGTTCAACCATCCCGAACATCGGGGCAAAGCCTTTGATTTGAAAGGCCAGACCGGTGAGGTGGCGAACGTTCTCAATGATTGGAAGGGTCGGGTGATCAGCCCAACGCTGCCAGTAATCGTTGCCTTCGGCCGTTACAAGGCCCATTTCCGCGCCGACGAACTCAAGGCTGCCGACTGA
- a CDS encoding Hsp70 family protein, giving the protein MGEEKLQHSDQRGGTLAIDLGSTTTVVAYQGATSTTADLLNLPAICSRAGEIPSLVWEASQRPLIGRQVLESGLNDSVDSRLHRDFKGRIGQADAPEQEAARWAGEQLIQQIWSRLPSDLLVERLVLTAPVECYRAYRSWLLQACTTLPVAEIALVDEPTAAAMGAGLPAGSTLLVVDLGGSTLDLALVALEGGEGRAAPIAQLLRLGGRSLGDNSRQMLRTAKVLGKAGLRLGGRDIDRWIVDRCCPGQAASAPLLNAAERLKCRLSDIALAEREPLMELAVDEQEHVLRLSRSELNALLLERGFTDALEQLLETCLAGGRRNNCSLEDLEGVVAVGGGAQLPLLRQWLLEHTAPAPLLTPPPVEAVALGALQLTPGVAIQDVLQHGVSLRFWDQRSNSHRWHPLFVAGQPWPSQAPLELVLAASRTGQRSLELVLGEPIPQGSHSVVFIDGLPTLQEQTAGEISHQPWPGTELVLPLEPAGEQGEDCLRLRWSIDKEAQLQLEINDLRSGQSWSHPTLGAVL; this is encoded by the coding sequence GTGGGCGAAGAAAAGCTTCAGCATTCAGACCAACGGGGCGGAACTCTCGCCATCGATTTGGGCAGCACCACCACGGTGGTGGCTTATCAGGGGGCGACATCCACAACTGCCGATCTGCTGAACCTGCCCGCCATCTGCAGCCGGGCCGGTGAAATTCCCAGCCTGGTGTGGGAGGCATCGCAACGGCCCCTGATTGGCCGGCAGGTGCTCGAGTCAGGCCTCAATGACTCCGTGGACAGCCGTCTGCATCGCGACTTCAAGGGCCGCATCGGTCAAGCGGATGCCCCAGAACAGGAAGCAGCTCGCTGGGCTGGAGAACAGCTGATTCAACAGATCTGGAGCCGGCTCCCCAGCGATCTCCTGGTCGAGCGGCTGGTGTTGACCGCCCCGGTGGAGTGTTACCGGGCCTATCGCAGCTGGTTGCTGCAGGCCTGCACCACGCTGCCGGTGGCCGAGATCGCCCTGGTGGATGAACCCACAGCAGCCGCCATGGGTGCAGGGCTTCCCGCGGGTTCCACCCTGCTGGTGGTGGACCTGGGCGGAAGCACCCTGGATCTGGCCCTGGTGGCTCTGGAGGGAGGAGAAGGTCGTGCCGCACCGATCGCCCAACTGCTGCGGCTGGGGGGGCGCAGCCTGGGGGACAACAGCCGCCAGATGCTGCGCACAGCGAAGGTTCTCGGCAAGGCAGGGCTGCGCCTCGGAGGCCGAGACATTGATCGCTGGATTGTGGACCGCTGTTGCCCGGGTCAAGCCGCCAGCGCCCCCTTGCTCAATGCCGCCGAACGGCTCAAATGCCGGCTGAGCGACATCGCGTTGGCCGAACGCGAGCCCCTGATGGAGTTGGCGGTGGATGAGCAGGAGCATGTGCTCCGCCTGTCGCGCAGCGAACTCAACGCGCTTCTGCTGGAGCGAGGCTTCACAGACGCCCTCGAACAGTTGCTGGAAACCTGTCTCGCCGGCGGTCGCCGTAACAACTGCAGCCTTGAAGATCTCGAGGGCGTGGTGGCCGTCGGAGGCGGTGCCCAGCTGCCCCTCCTGCGCCAGTGGCTCCTCGAGCACACGGCGCCAGCGCCCTTGCTCACCCCACCACCGGTGGAAGCCGTGGCGCTGGGTGCGCTTCAACTCACGCCAGGGGTCGCCATTCAGGATGTGCTGCAACACGGCGTTTCCCTCCGCTTCTGGGATCAGCGCAGCAACAGCCACCGCTGGCATCCCCTCTTCGTGGCCGGTCAACCCTGGCCGAGCCAAGCCCCCCTGGAGCTCGTGCTGGCCGCCAGCCGGACCGGCCAACGCAGCTTGGAGCTGGTGCTGGGAGAGCCCATCCCCCAGGGGAGCCACAGCGTGGTCTTCATCGATGGTTTGCCAACGCTCCAGGAGCAGACCGCCGGGGAGATCTCCCACCAGCCCTGGCCAGGCACCGAGCTGGTGCTGCCCCTGGAGCCCGCCGGAGAACAGGGCGAAGACTGCCTGCGACTGCGCTGGAGCATTGATAAAGAAGCGCAGCTTCAGCTGGAAATCAACGATCTGCGCTCCGGACAGTCGTGGTCCCACCCAACGCTAGGGGCTGTCCTATAA
- the pyrR gene encoding bifunctional pyr operon transcriptional regulator/uracil phosphoribosyltransferase PyrR: MADPDRIEILSERELGLTLARLASQVLESAEDSRRLMLLGIPTRGVQLSRVLARELERLTGHAISQGSIDPTFHRDDLERIGTRLPQLTTLPTSIEDRQVILVDDVIFTGRTVRAALEAMQSWGRPQRVMLLAMVDRGHRELPIQPDFCGRVVATRRSETIELRLRDVDGEEGVFLSRISRQP; encoded by the coding sequence ATGGCCGACCCTGACCGGATCGAAATTCTTTCGGAGCGTGAGCTTGGTTTGACCCTGGCGCGGTTGGCGTCGCAGGTGCTGGAGAGTGCCGAAGACAGCCGTCGATTGATGCTGTTGGGGATTCCCACCCGTGGTGTTCAGTTGTCCAGGGTGTTGGCGCGTGAATTGGAGCGGTTGACAGGCCATGCCATCTCCCAGGGGTCCATTGATCCCACGTTCCATCGCGATGATTTGGAGCGCATCGGCACCCGTCTGCCCCAGCTCACGACTCTGCCCACCAGCATTGAAGATCGTCAGGTGATCTTGGTAGACGATGTGATCTTCACGGGGCGCACGGTGCGTGCCGCGTTGGAAGCGATGCAGAGCTGGGGGCGGCCGCAACGGGTGATGCTGTTGGCCATGGTCGATCGAGGCCATCGGGAGCTTCCGATTCAGCCTGATTTCTGTGGCCGTGTTGTTGCCACCCGACGCAGCGAGACCATCGAGCTCCGCCTGAGGGATGTTGATGGTGAGGAGGGGGTTTTCCTCAGCCGAATCAGTCGGCAGCCTTGA
- the gpmI gene encoding 2,3-bisphosphoglycerate-independent phosphoglycerate mutase: MNVGKSITNGSGRSGTVAPVVLAILDGWGYRNASEHNAIQQGGTPVMDALWHAYPHTLIEASGSHVGLPDQQMGNSEVGHLTIGAGRIIRQELVRISDTVRSNQLGETQALKELVERTQKRGGTLHLLGLCSDGGVHSHVDHLCGLIQWAADSGITDLAVHAITDGRDTPTQSAPGYISQVEAALSRSGVGQLASLCGRYWAMDRDQRWERIEKAYNLYTDPNFAIDSRTADQVLTDSYAEEITDEFLEPVRLQNSVIKDGDSVLVFNFRPDRARQILQALCLPDFEGFERSHTPELDVVTFTQVEQDLPVQVAFPPEPLDQLLGQVVADAGLKQYRTAETEKYPHVTYFMNGGIEQPLTGEDRHLVPSPRVATYDLSPAMSAEQLTDSCISAIEKAEYSLIVINYANPDMVGHTGVMDAAKEAIQTVDGCIGRLLDAVGRQGGTMLITADHGNAELMKGPDGQAWTAHTTNPVPAILIEGERRKLPGHGNSITLRDNGGLADIAPTLLQILDLPQPTAMTGESLIAPMSNMDPTPKTARLPLSV, translated from the coding sequence GTGAACGTGGGGAAAAGCATTACCAACGGTTCAGGACGCTCCGGAACAGTCGCACCGGTCGTTCTCGCCATTCTTGATGGCTGGGGTTACAGGAACGCAAGCGAGCACAACGCAATCCAGCAAGGCGGCACTCCGGTAATGGATGCCCTTTGGCATGCCTATCCACACACCTTGATTGAGGCCAGTGGCTCCCATGTGGGTCTGCCCGATCAACAGATGGGCAACTCTGAAGTGGGCCACCTGACCATCGGTGCAGGCCGCATCATCCGTCAGGAGTTGGTGCGAATCAGCGACACGGTGCGCAGCAATCAACTTGGCGAAACCCAAGCACTCAAGGAACTGGTGGAACGCACCCAGAAGCGGGGCGGGACCTTGCACCTGCTTGGCCTCTGCTCCGATGGGGGCGTTCATAGCCATGTGGATCATCTCTGTGGGCTGATCCAGTGGGCTGCGGACAGCGGCATCACCGATCTCGCCGTGCATGCCATCACCGATGGTCGCGACACACCCACTCAGAGCGCACCCGGATACATCAGCCAGGTGGAAGCAGCCTTGAGCCGAAGCGGCGTGGGCCAGCTCGCCAGCCTCTGTGGCCGGTACTGGGCCATGGACCGGGACCAGCGCTGGGAGCGAATCGAAAAGGCTTACAACCTCTACACCGATCCGAACTTCGCCATCGACAGCCGGACGGCAGACCAGGTGCTGACGGACAGCTATGCCGAAGAGATCACCGATGAATTCCTCGAACCGGTGCGGCTGCAGAACAGCGTCATCAAGGACGGCGATAGCGTTCTGGTGTTCAACTTCCGGCCCGATCGCGCCCGCCAGATTTTGCAGGCGCTCTGCCTTCCCGATTTCGAGGGGTTCGAACGCAGCCACACGCCTGAGTTGGATGTGGTCACCTTCACGCAGGTGGAACAGGACCTCCCCGTTCAAGTTGCCTTCCCTCCAGAACCACTCGACCAACTGTTGGGGCAGGTGGTTGCAGATGCTGGTCTGAAGCAATACCGCACTGCCGAAACGGAGAAGTATCCCCACGTCACGTACTTCATGAACGGTGGGATTGAACAGCCACTGACAGGAGAAGACCGTCACTTAGTGCCCTCGCCGAGGGTCGCCACCTATGACCTTTCACCAGCGATGTCGGCTGAGCAACTCACCGACAGCTGTATTTCGGCCATTGAAAAGGCGGAGTATTCGCTGATCGTGATCAATTACGCCAACCCCGACATGGTGGGCCACACCGGCGTGATGGATGCCGCCAAGGAGGCTATCCAAACCGTGGATGGTTGCATTGGCCGGTTGTTGGATGCGGTGGGACGTCAGGGCGGAACCATGCTGATCACAGCTGATCACGGCAATGCTGAGTTGATGAAGGGTCCAGACGGGCAAGCCTGGACAGCCCACACCACCAATCCTGTGCCTGCGATTCTGATCGAGGGAGAACGGCGCAAGCTGCCTGGCCATGGCAACTCGATCACGCTCCGCGATAACGGGGGGCTGGCCGATATCGCTCCGACCTTGCTGCAGATTCTCGACCTCCCGCAACCGACGGCCATGACCGGCGAAAGTCTGATTGCACCCATGTCCAATATGGACCCCACCCCCAAGACCGCTCGTCTTCCTCTTTCCGTCTGA